One genomic window of Streptococcus mitis includes the following:
- a CDS encoding Rpn family recombination-promoting nuclease/putative transposase, translating to MILRHPGISPTNDLVAKKIFSNPEITCQFIRDMLDLPAKNVTILEGSNIHVLPSLPYSVQDFYTSIDVLAELDNGTQVIIEIQVHHQNFFINRLWAYLCSQVNQNLEKIRQQEGNTHQSYKHIAPVYAIAIVDSNYFHDDQAFHSFSMREDATGEVLTITNNGQENHLVKMAFLELKKYRETSKDSVRKPWLEFFGNKPFTQQPERAISQADQLLDYKSWSEEDRKMFSQLRMREEQALLAQNYALEQAEEKGLKKGLVNLVRQHLLTAEVASQQLGMTVAEFEELLKDHCK from the coding sequence ATGATTCTCAGACATCCGGGCATCAGCCCAACCAATGACTTAGTTGCTAAGAAAATCTTTAGCAATCCAGAAATCACTTGTCAATTTATTCGTGATATGCTGGATTTACCAGCCAAAAATGTGACTATTTTAGAGGGAAGTAACATTCACGTCTTGCCTTCTCTGCCCTATTCAGTACAAGATTTCTATACAAGTATAGACGTCTTAGCGGAGTTGGACAATGGCACCCAAGTTATCATTGAGATTCAGGTGCATCATCAGAATTTTTTCATCAATCGCCTGTGGGCTTACTTGTGCAGTCAGGTCAATCAAAATCTAGAAAAAATTCGCCAGCAAGAGGGCAATACTCACCAGAGCTACAAACATATTGCACCGGTATACGCAATCGCTATTGTAGATAGTAACTACTTCCATGATGATCAAGCTTTTCATAGCTTTAGCATGCGAGAGGACGCGACAGGTGAGGTCTTAACCATCACAAATAACGGTCAAGAAAACCATCTAGTCAAGATGGCGTTCTTGGAATTAAAAAAATACAGAGAAACCAGCAAAGATAGCGTTCGCAAACCGTGGTTGGAGTTTTTCGGGAATAAACCCTTTACTCAACAACCCGAGCGAGCCATCAGCCAGGCAGATCAACTGCTGGACTATAAGAGCTGGTCTGAGGAGGACAGGAAAATGTTTAGTCAACTACGTATGAGAGAAGAACAAGCCTTGTTAGCACAGAACTATGCCTTGGAACAAGCTGAAGAAAAAGGACTGAAAAAAGGATTAGTAAATCTCGTTCGCCAGCATCTTTTAACCGCTGAGGTTGCCAGCCAGCAATTAGGCATGACGGTCGCTGAGTTTGAAGAACTATTGAAAGACCATTGTAAATAA
- a CDS encoding SIALI-17 repeat-containing surface protein, with protein sequence MNKKKMILTSLASVAVLGAAFVASQPSVVKADDPNTATTPAQPAGETGATATPKSEVTSPEIKQAEADAKAKEAKVTEAQAKVDTTTTAANEATTKLEAEKKEAADADVAKTKAEEVKKTADDELAAAKEKAAEADAKAKEEAKKEEDAKKEEADSKDALSKALDQLEKDIDADSKITNKEEAKKALGKAELLAAVESGDLKAGDILKELADDDKKAEANKETEKKLRNKDQAADAGVSPVTEGKTSALPEDLKAKIDEAEKADAARPASEKAQDKADDLGESVDALKKDADALKAEEDKKAETLKKQEDTLKEAKEALKSAKDNGFGEDITSPLEKAVTAITKERDAAQNAFDEAASNTQAVAEELNKLTDEYNKALDEVKAAKEKEANEPAKPAEEEPAKPAEKTEAEKAAEAKKEADAKVAELQKKADEAKTKVDEATAKATKEAEDVTAAEAAKTTADKAKSDAEAELAKAKEEAEKAKAKVEELKKEEKDNLEALKAALDQLEKEIDADAKITNKDEAKAAIGKDALLKAIEDGVITATQAAKELEDQNTTAEATKDQDPQADEIGATKQEGKALSELPAADKEKLDAAYNKEASKPIVKKLQDIADDLAEKIEKLTKVADKDKADATEKAKAVEEKNAALDKQKETLEKAKTALATAKKNNAEQSIQDGLQDAVTRLEAAVASAKTAADEAQAKFDEVNEVVKAYKDAIDELTDDYNATLGYIENLKEVPKGEAPKDFAGGVNDDEATTEPAKEADEVPTVPNAPEFNGGVNPADAPTAEEKPEFTGGVNDEEAPTTPATPEFNSGVNDDNAPTQPNNPEFNGGVNDTTPPTEPNKPEGEAPKPSKPETSNGDALVQPELPEFNGGVNDTTPPTPAKPEGETPKPTKPEASNGDALVQPELPAFKGGVNAVEAAVNEVPEFGVNNPEIKKILDEISKVKEQIKDSEENEGVEDYYKDGLKDRLADLEDALNTLINNKAEVLSGSNDTEDLKVTRYVDIATNTDILNAEEGHFKGKSIAGYTFVKSEEKDGIITNYYKKVTNHYSTPNSDPRLTPTPGNPVPNESQAPTPATPAAEAPTPAPATPTAETPSTPAVAPTVAGTSKDNTYQAPAAKAEDKKELPNTGGKDNVAVASLGFLGLLLGALPFVKRKN encoded by the coding sequence ATGAATAAAAAGAAAATGATTTTGACTAGCTTGGCCAGTGTGGCTGTTTTGGGAGCGGCATTTGTTGCATCTCAACCGTCAGTTGTAAAAGCTGATGATCCTAATACAGCTACTACTCCAGCTCAACCAGCAGGAGAAACTGGAGCTACTGCAACTCCTAAATCAGAAGTTACAAGTCCAGAAATTAAACAAGCTGAAGCTGACGCTAAAGCTAAAGAAGCTAAAGTTACTGAAGCTCAAGCAAAAGTAGACACAACTACTACTGCAGCTAACGAAGCAACTACTAAACTAGAAGCAGAGAAAAAAGAAGCTGCTGATGCTGACGTTGCAAAAACTAAAGCTGAAGAAGTTAAGAAAACTGCTGATGATGAATTAGCTGCTGCTAAAGAAAAAGCTGCTGAAGCCGACGCCAAAGCTAAAGAAGAAGCTAAAAAAGAAGAAGACGCTAAAAAAGAAGAAGCAGATTCTAAAGATGCTTTATCAAAAGCTTTAGATCAATTAGAAAAAGATATCGATGCTGATTCTAAGATTACGAATAAAGAAGAAGCTAAAAAAGCATTAGGTAAAGCAGAACTATTAGCAGCTGTAGAATCTGGTGATTTGAAAGCTGGTGATATTCTTAAAGAATTAGCAGATGATGATAAAAAAGCTGAAGCTAATAAAGAAACAGAGAAAAAATTAAGAAATAAAGACCAAGCTGCTGATGCTGGAGTTTCTCCAGTAACAGAAGGAAAAACATCAGCTCTTCCAGAAGATTTAAAAGCTAAAATCGATGAAGCTGAAAAAGCTGATGCTGCTCGTCCTGCATCAGAAAAAGCTCAAGATAAAGCTGATGATTTAGGTGAAAGCGTAGATGCTCTTAAAAAAGATGCTGACGCATTAAAAGCTGAAGAAGATAAAAAAGCTGAAACTCTTAAAAAACAAGAAGATACATTAAAAGAAGCTAAAGAAGCTCTTAAATCTGCTAAAGATAATGGATTTGGTGAAGATATCACATCACCACTAGAAAAAGCTGTAACTGCGATTACAAAAGAGCGCGATGCTGCACAAAATGCATTTGATGAAGCTGCATCAAATACTCAAGCTGTTGCTGAAGAATTAAACAAACTGACTGATGAGTATAACAAAGCTCTTGATGAAGTAAAAGCTGCTAAAGAAAAAGAAGCTAACGAACCAGCTAAACCAGCTGAAGAAGAACCAGCTAAACCAGCTGAAAAAACAGAAGCTGAAAAAGCTGCTGAAGCTAAAAAAGAAGCTGATGCTAAAGTTGCTGAATTGCAGAAAAAAGCAGACGAAGCTAAAACAAAAGTAGACGAAGCTACAGCTAAAGCTACAAAAGAAGCTGAAGATGTAACAGCTGCTGAAGCTGCAAAAACTACAGCAGACAAAGCTAAATCTGACGCAGAAGCTGAATTAGCTAAAGCTAAAGAAGAAGCTGAAAAAGCAAAAGCTAAAGTTGAAGAACTTAAAAAAGAAGAAAAAGATAACTTAGAAGCTCTTAAAGCTGCTTTAGATCAACTTGAAAAAGAAATTGATGCTGATGCTAAAATTACAAATAAAGACGAAGCTAAAGCTGCAATCGGTAAAGATGCTTTATTAAAAGCTATCGAAGATGGTGTCATCACTGCTACACAAGCTGCTAAAGAATTAGAAGATCAAAATACAACTGCTGAAGCAACTAAAGATCAAGACCCTCAAGCAGACGAAATCGGTGCTACAAAACAAGAAGGTAAAGCTCTTTCTGAGCTTCCAGCTGCTGATAAAGAAAAATTAGATGCAGCTTATAACAAAGAAGCTTCTAAACCAATCGTAAAAAAACTTCAAGACATCGCTGATGATTTAGCTGAAAAGATTGAAAAATTAACTAAAGTAGCTGACAAAGATAAAGCTGATGCTACTGAAAAAGCAAAAGCAGTAGAAGAAAAAAATGCGGCATTAGATAAACAAAAAGAAACTTTAGAAAAAGCTAAAACTGCACTTGCAACAGCTAAGAAAAACAATGCTGAACAATCTATCCAAGATGGATTACAAGATGCTGTAACTAGATTAGAAGCTGCTGTTGCTTCTGCTAAAACTGCTGCAGATGAAGCTCAAGCTAAATTCGACGAAGTTAACGAAGTAGTGAAAGCTTACAAAGATGCAATCGATGAACTAACTGATGATTACAACGCAACTTTAGGTTATATCGAAAACTTAAAAGAAGTTCCTAAAGGTGAAGCACCAAAAGACTTCGCAGGTGGAGTAAATGATGATGAAGCAACTACTGAGCCTGCTAAGGAAGCGGATGAGGTTCCAACGGTTCCTAATGCTCCAGAATTCAATGGTGGGGTAAATCCTGCTGACGCTCCTACAGCTGAAGAAAAACCTGAATTCACAGGTGGAGTAAACGATGAAGAAGCGCCTACAACACCAGCAACTCCAGAGTTCAATAGTGGTGTAAATGATGATAATGCTCCTACTCAACCTAATAATCCTGAATTCAACGGAGGAGTAAATGATACAACACCTCCTACTGAACCTAATAAACCAGAGGGAGAAGCTCCAAAACCATCTAAACCTGAAACTTCAAACGGAGATGCACTTGTACAACCAGAACTTCCAGAATTCAATGGTGGAGTGAATGATACAACACCTCCAACTCCTGCAAAACCTGAAGGAGAAACTCCAAAACCAACTAAACCAGAAGCTTCAAACGGAGATGCACTTGTACAACCAGAACTTCCAGCATTCAAAGGCGGAGTTAACGCTGTTGAAGCTGCTGTTAATGAAGTTCCAGAGTTTGGTGTTAATAACCCTGAAATCAAAAAAATCTTAGACGAAATCTCTAAAGTAAAAGAGCAAATCAAAGACAGCGAAGAAAATGAAGGTGTTGAAGATTATTATAAAGATGGATTAAAAGATCGTCTAGCTGATTTAGAAGATGCCTTAAATACTTTAATTAATAATAAAGCTGAGGTTCTATCTGGAAGTAATGATACAGAAGACTTAAAAGTCACACGCTATGTTGATATTGCTACTAACACTGATATTTTGAATGCTGAAGAAGGTCATTTCAAAGGTAAATCAATTGCAGGTTATACTTTTGTGAAATCTGAAGAAAAAGATGGTATTATTACTAACTATTACAAAAAAGTAACTAATCACTATTCTACTCCAAATTCAGATCCAAGACTAACACCAACTCCTGGAAATCCTGTTCCAAATGAATCACAAGCTCCAACACCAGCTACTCCAGCAGCTGAAGCTCCAACACCAGCTCCGGCTACACCAACAGCTGAGACACCATCAACTCCTGCGGTTGCACCAACTGTAGCAGGTACTAGCAAAGATAATACATATCAAGCTCCAGCTGCGAAAGCAGAAGATAAGAAAGAACTTCCTAATACTGGTGGTAAAGATAATGTTGCAGTTGCATCATTAGGATTCCTTGGATTGCTCCTAGGTGCCCTTCCATTTGTGAAACGCAAAAACTAA